One segment of Bradyrhizobium sp. WD16 DNA contains the following:
- the thiD gene encoding bifunctional hydroxymethylpyrimidine kinase/phosphomethylpyrimidine kinase has translation MKDAMAVVGSPTIPDAHPRPVPIALTIAGSDSGGGAGIQADLKTFAACGVYGASVITAVTAQNTKGVSAVHVVPADIVAAQIDAVFSDLDVRAVKIGMVARQDVVEAIVAGLARWTPAPLVVDPVMIATSGDSLLAPDAVAVLRDRLLPRATLITPNLPEAAALLGETVAADDAAIARQGRALLAIGCEAVLIKGGHGSGPESIDHLFTADGIVRFPAPRLDTANTHGTGCTLSSAIAAFLARGEDIVSAVGAAKAYVTAAITAADRLAVGRGHGPVHHFHAIKTP, from the coding sequence ATGAAGGACGCCATGGCAGTGGTGGGCTCTCCGACTATTCCTGACGCGCACCCCAGGCCTGTACCGATCGCGCTTACCATCGCCGGATCGGATTCCGGCGGGGGCGCCGGAATTCAGGCCGATCTCAAGACCTTCGCCGCCTGCGGCGTCTATGGAGCCTCGGTGATTACGGCCGTCACCGCGCAGAACACTAAAGGCGTGAGTGCCGTCCATGTGGTGCCGGCGGACATCGTCGCCGCCCAGATCGATGCCGTGTTTTCCGACCTCGATGTCCGTGCAGTCAAGATCGGTATGGTGGCACGGCAGGACGTCGTGGAGGCTATCGTCGCCGGTCTCGCGCGCTGGACTCCGGCACCGCTGGTCGTCGATCCCGTGATGATCGCGACCTCCGGCGACAGTCTGCTGGCGCCGGACGCGGTCGCCGTGTTGCGCGATCGCCTGTTGCCGCGCGCCACCCTGATCACCCCGAATCTGCCCGAAGCTGCGGCCCTGCTCGGTGAGACCGTCGCTGCCGACGATGCCGCGATCGCGCGGCAGGGGCGGGCGCTGCTCGCTATCGGCTGCGAGGCCGTACTGATCAAGGGCGGCCACGGCAGCGGCCCTGAAAGCATCGACCATCTCTTTACCGCCGATGGAATCGTGCGGTTTCCGGCGCCGCGTCTCGACACCGCCAACACCCACGGCACCGGCTGCACGCTGTCATCGGCGATCGCGGCGTTTCTTGCCCGCGGCGAGGATATCGTCTCCGCCGTCGGTGCCGCCAAGGCCTATGTCACGGCGGCAATCACTGCTGCTGACCGCCTTGCCGTCGGTCGGGGTCACGGGCCTGTGCACCACTTTCACGCGATCAAAACGCCGTAG
- a CDS encoding class I SAM-dependent methyltransferase, whose translation MTTTDLDRSTVETAYARWAPIYDAVCGPVMVKGRRAAAKAARAVGGRILEVGVGTGLSFDDYDTTTEITGVDLCAPMLEKARAKMATGRYPWVKAVHQMDAHRMTFADQSFDCVVAQFVITLVASPEQVLSECHRVVKPGGRIILVNHLYSERGVAAAVERWAAQKTRGLGLRPEFPFARLQAWAESTREAVLVERRKVAPFGIYTLVCFERTQKAA comes from the coding sequence ATGACCACGACAGACCTCGATCGCTCCACGGTGGAAACCGCCTATGCGCGCTGGGCACCGATTTATGATGCGGTGTGTGGCCCAGTGATGGTGAAAGGCCGTCGCGCCGCCGCAAAGGCGGCCCGTGCCGTCGGCGGGCGCATCCTCGAGGTCGGGGTCGGGACCGGACTGTCCTTCGACGACTACGATACGACCACGGAAATCACCGGTGTCGATCTCTGTGCGCCGATGCTCGAAAAGGCACGCGCCAAGATGGCGACCGGGCGCTACCCATGGGTCAAGGCCGTGCACCAGATGGATGCCCACCGCATGACCTTCGCCGATCAAAGCTTCGATTGCGTGGTGGCGCAATTTGTCATCACGCTCGTCGCCAGCCCCGAGCAGGTGCTTTCCGAGTGCCACCGCGTCGTCAAGCCGGGTGGCCGCATCATCCTCGTCAACCATCTCTATTCCGAGCGGGGCGTCGCCGCCGCCGTGGAACGCTGGGCCGCACAGAAGACGCGTGGACTCGGCCTGCGCCCGGAATTCCCCTTCGCGCGCCTTCAGGCATGGGCCGAGAGCACCCGCGAGGCGGTGCTGGTGGAACGGCGCAAAGTCGCGCCCTTCGGCATCTATACGCTGGTGTGCTTTGAGCGCACTCAAAAGGCCGCGTGA
- a CDS encoding UDP-2,3-diacylglucosamine diphosphatase, with the protein MSEAPQERRFRTLFISDVHLGARGSQADRLLDFLRYHDADTIYLVGDIIDGWALKSNWHWPQSHNDFVQKMLRKARKGARVIYVPGNHDEFLRGYYGTHAGGVEVVEQAIHEGADGRRYLVIHGDIFDLVVQNARWLAHLGDKAYDFAIQMNRLVNFGRKLFGRPYWSLSQWAKLKVKNAVNYIGAFEQTLAAEARRHGADGVICGHIHYATIRDEHGTRYMNCGDWVESCSAIVEHEDGRFEVLRWTGPLTRTRPVAKSLAAQAA; encoded by the coding sequence ATGAGCGAAGCACCACAGGAACGACGTTTCCGCACACTCTTCATTTCCGATGTCCACCTCGGGGCGCGCGGGTCGCAGGCCGATCGCCTGCTGGATTTTCTACGTTATCACGATGCCGATACCATCTATCTCGTCGGCGACATCATCGACGGCTGGGCGCTGAAATCGAATTGGCACTGGCCGCAGAGCCATAATGATTTCGTCCAGAAGATGTTGCGCAAGGCCCGCAAGGGCGCCAGGGTGATCTACGTCCCCGGCAATCACGATGAGTTCCTGCGCGGCTACTACGGCACCCATGCCGGCGGCGTCGAGGTGGTTGAGCAGGCGATTCACGAGGGGGCCGATGGTCGCCGCTATCTCGTGATCCATGGCGATATCTTTGATCTCGTCGTGCAGAATGCGCGCTGGCTCGCCCATCTCGGCGACAAGGCCTATGATTTCGCGATCCAGATGAACCGGCTGGTCAACTTCGGCCGCAAACTGTTCGGCCGGCCGTACTGGTCGTTGTCGCAATGGGCCAAACTCAAGGTCAAGAACGCCGTCAATTACATCGGCGCCTTCGAACAGACCCTCGCGGCGGAGGCGAGGCGGCACGGTGCCGACGGGGTTATCTGCGGTCACATTCACTACGCGACCATCCGCGATGAGCACGGTACCCGCTACATGAATTGCGGCGACTGGGTGGAGAGCTGCTCGGCGATCGTCGAGCATGAGGATGGCCGCTTCGAGGTCCTGCGCTGGACCGGGCCGCTGACGCGGACGCGCCCGGTGGCCAAGTCCCTCGCTGCGCAGGCTGCCTGA
- a CDS encoding glycosyltransferase family 1 protein yields MRILIATDAWHPQVNGVVRTLTMMAESARNLGADIGFLTPQSFRTVALPSYRDLRVALPNPWQIAHLIEQARPDNIHIATEGPIGILVRRYCCRYGLPFTTSFHTRFPDYVAARVPVPESWVWAALRRFHARSGAVMAATSALAAELRERGFRNVVLWPRGVDADLFHPRKIDLGLPRPVFLSVGRVAVEKNLDAFLELDLPGSKVVVGDGPARLELERRYPEAVFLGARHGEALADAYAAADVFVFPSCTDTYGLVVLEALASGVPVAAFPVTGPRDVIGAAPVGMLDEDLRRACLSALTVSRDDCRAFALSHTWEACARAFIDNVMRVRAEHDAAAAPLRPRGPSLAA; encoded by the coding sequence ATGCGTATCCTGATCGCTACCGACGCCTGGCATCCGCAGGTCAATGGCGTTGTCCGGACGCTGACCATGATGGCCGAGTCGGCCCGCAATCTCGGCGCCGATATCGGCTTCCTGACGCCGCAATCGTTTCGCACCGTCGCGCTGCCGAGCTATCGGGATTTGCGCGTGGCGCTGCCAAATCCCTGGCAGATCGCCCACCTGATCGAACAGGCGCGGCCGGACAACATCCATATCGCGACAGAAGGTCCGATCGGTATATTGGTCCGGCGCTATTGCTGCCGCTACGGGCTGCCTTTCACCACCAGCTTTCACACCCGTTTTCCTGACTACGTCGCTGCGCGGGTGCCGGTGCCGGAATCCTGGGTCTGGGCGGCGCTGCGCCGGTTCCACGCCCGCAGCGGCGCGGTGATGGCCGCGACATCGGCGCTCGCCGCCGAATTGCGCGAGCGCGGCTTCCGCAATGTCGTGCTGTGGCCGCGCGGCGTCGACGCCGACCTGTTTCATCCGCGCAAGATCGATCTCGGCCTGCCGCGTCCGGTGTTTCTCTCGGTCGGCCGCGTCGCCGTGGAAAAGAACCTGGACGCTTTCCTGGAGCTGGATCTGCCCGGCAGCAAGGTGGTGGTCGGCGATGGTCCGGCCAGATTGGAACTGGAGCGGCGCTATCCTGAAGCCGTCTTTCTCGGCGCCCGCCATGGCGAGGCGCTGGCGGACGCCTATGCCGCCGCCGATGTTTTCGTGTTTCCGAGTTGCACCGATACCTATGGTCTCGTGGTGCTGGAAGCGTTGGCGAGCGGGGTGCCGGTGGCGGCATTCCCCGTGACGGGGCCACGTGACGTCATCGGAGCGGCTCCTGTCGGCATGCTCGACGAGGACCTGCGTCGGGCCTGCCTGTCGGCATTGACCGTGTCTCGGGATGACTGCCGCGCCTTTGCCCTCAGCCATACCTGGGAGGCCTGCGCGCGTGCCTTCATCGACAATGTGATGCGGGTGCGGGCTGAGCATGATGCCGCCGCAGCGCCGTTGCGGCCGCGGGGCCCTTCGCTGGCTGCTTGA
- a CDS encoding threonine/serine dehydratase, producing MIAQLPVTAADIDAAASVLAPVAVRTPLISSPALDALTGGRIFLKAEVLQRTGSFKFRGAYNRLSAIPASVRGAGVVAFSSGNHAQGVAAAAQLFGMAATIVMPADAPVSKRERTKSYGAEVVLYDRLREDREAIAGEIAAGRGATVIRPYDDPLIIAGQGTAGREICEELAVRGIAPDIVVAPASGGGLVAGTAVAVKSRFPHAAVMSAEPEGYDDHARSLAAGHRVAHGASEPTICDALMAQIPGEITFAINGALLKQGVTATDVEVGRAVAFAFRELKLVVEPGGAVALAALLAGRFAVKDRAVVIVLSGGNVDADLYTRLIA from the coding sequence ATGATCGCACAGCTTCCTGTCACTGCCGCCGATATCGATGCTGCCGCAAGCGTGCTCGCGCCGGTCGCCGTTCGCACCCCGCTGATCTCTTCGCCGGCGCTGGACGCTCTGACCGGCGGCCGCATCTTCCTCAAGGCTGAGGTGCTGCAGCGAACAGGGTCCTTCAAATTCCGTGGCGCCTATAATCGCCTCTCCGCCATCCCGGCTTCGGTGCGGGGCGCGGGGGTGGTGGCCTTCTCGTCCGGCAACCATGCCCAGGGCGTCGCCGCGGCGGCACAGCTGTTCGGCATGGCCGCGACCATCGTCATGCCGGCGGACGCACCGGTATCCAAGCGCGAGCGCACCAAGAGCTATGGCGCGGAGGTCGTGCTCTACGACCGGTTGCGTGAGGATCGTGAAGCGATCGCAGGGGAGATCGCCGCCGGTCGCGGCGCAACCGTGATCCGGCCCTATGACGATCCTCTGATCATCGCCGGGCAGGGCACCGCGGGACGGGAGATTTGCGAGGAACTGGCAGTGCGCGGCATCGCACCCGATATCGTCGTGGCGCCGGCTTCTGGCGGCGGCTTGGTCGCCGGCACGGCGGTAGCGGTCAAGTCGCGCTTTCCCCATGCCGCAGTGATGTCGGCCGAGCCGGAGGGCTACGACGATCACGCCCGCTCGCTCGCGGCGGGGCATCGCGTCGCCCATGGTGCAAGCGAGCCGACGATCTGCGATGCGTTGATGGCCCAGATCCCCGGCGAAATCACCTTCGCCATCAATGGCGCCCTGCTGAAGCAAGGTGTCACCGCCACTGATGTGGAAGTCGGTCGTGCCGTTGCCTTCGCCTTCCGGGAGCTCAAATTGGTGGTCGAGCCCGGCGGCGCGGTGGCGCTGGCGGCACTGCTGGCCGGGCGCTTCGCGGTGAAGGATCGTGCGGTGGTGATTGTCCTGTCCGGCGGCAATGTCGACGCGGATCTCTACACCCGCCTGATCGCTTGA
- a CDS encoding MFS transporter — protein MARRFARWLSLVYGAVFGLGGISLPFFPVWLKAVGIDVGWIGVITALPSLTRFTVLPFATALAERRGLLRQAIVGFAFLTSVGFVAVGLSGSLIPILLLYGLTACVWTPIVPLVDGYALKGVAQFGLDYGPLRLWGSAAFVAGALACGLLIDMVAPRHVIWIMVAMALFGAGASLGLVPLAARGTAMDAPARDAHLLRQPGFLAVIISAALIQGSHAAYYSFGSIAWQSAGLSGLTVSLLWSLGVVAEIVVFAVSPRFTWSPAVLVAVGAASAVLRWSVTALAPPLSLLALVQMLHAFTYGLTQVGTVGLMLRHVPPHLMATAQGYLVATSGIVLGLAYIGSGLLFARFGDGAYFAMAAMGAAGGALILLGQPHSEASGG, from the coding sequence GTGGCGCGCCGATTCGCGCGCTGGCTGTCGCTCGTTTACGGTGCAGTGTTCGGTCTCGGCGGCATCAGCCTGCCGTTCTTTCCGGTCTGGCTCAAAGCGGTGGGGATCGACGTCGGCTGGATCGGTGTGATCACCGCGCTGCCCTCGTTGACCCGCTTCACCGTGCTGCCGTTTGCCACTGCCCTGGCCGAGCGGCGTGGCCTGTTGCGCCAGGCCATCGTCGGTTTCGCATTTCTTACTTCAGTCGGCTTCGTCGCCGTCGGCCTCAGCGGCAGCCTCATTCCGATCCTGCTGCTCTACGGCCTGACCGCCTGCGTCTGGACGCCGATCGTGCCTTTGGTCGACGGCTACGCCTTGAAGGGTGTTGCGCAGTTCGGGCTTGACTACGGACCGTTGCGTTTATGGGGATCGGCGGCATTCGTCGCCGGCGCACTGGCCTGCGGGTTGCTGATCGACATGGTGGCGCCACGCCACGTGATCTGGATCATGGTGGCAATGGCGCTGTTCGGCGCCGGAGCGAGTCTCGGGCTGGTCCCGCTCGCCGCGCGCGGGACGGCAATGGACGCGCCGGCGCGGGACGCGCACCTGCTGCGTCAGCCGGGGTTTCTCGCCGTCATCATCAGCGCCGCCCTGATCCAGGGCAGCCATGCAGCCTATTACTCCTTCGGCTCGATCGCCTGGCAGAGCGCCGGCTTGAGCGGCCTGACCGTATCGCTGTTGTGGTCGCTCGGCGTCGTCGCCGAGATCGTCGTGTTCGCGGTATCGCCGCGCTTCACCTGGTCGCCGGCGGTGCTGGTCGCCGTCGGTGCCGCCAGCGCAGTGCTGCGCTGGAGCGTGACGGCATTGGCGCCGCCGCTGTCATTGCTCGCGCTGGTGCAGATGCTGCATGCCTTTACCTACGGCCTGACGCAGGTCGGCACCGTCGGGCTGATGCTGCGTCATGTCCCGCCGCATCTGATGGCCACGGCGCAAGGCTATCTGGTCGCGACTTCGGGCATCGTGCTCGGGCTTGCGTATATCGGCTCGGGACTGTTGTTCGCCAGATTCGGCGATGGCGCCTATTTTGCCATGGCGGCGATGGGGGCAGCCGGAGGAGCGCTGATCCTGCTGGGTCAGCCCCACAGCGAGGCATCGGGCGGATAG
- the dgcA gene encoding N-acetyl-D-Glu racemase DgcA: protein MTSGNIQTLSAGIERFPIAGSFTISRGAKTEAVVVVAEITRLTEAGRTRGVGECTPYPRYGETPEATLAAIMAMQGALAAGLDRAGLQTAMAPGAARNALDCALLDLEAKTAGRRVWELLGRAAPQPLTTAYTISLGTPEAMAQAAARAATRPLLKVKLGGDGDGARIRAVRAAAPDAELIVDANEAWRDETLESHLADCAEAGVTLVEQPLPAGKDALLGRIRRPIAVCADESVHARDGLAALRDRYDAINIKLDKTGGLTEALGLADAAQALGFDLMVGCMVATSLAMAPALVVAQQARVVDLDGPLLLARDRDGGLRYDGSTIYPPDASLWG from the coding sequence ATGACTTCCGGAAACATCCAGACACTCTCGGCCGGCATCGAGCGGTTTCCGATCGCCGGCAGCTTCACCATCAGCCGTGGCGCCAAAACGGAGGCCGTGGTGGTCGTGGCCGAGATCACCCGCCTGACCGAAGCTGGCCGCACCAGAGGCGTGGGCGAATGCACCCCCTATCCGCGTTATGGGGAGACCCCGGAGGCGACGCTGGCAGCCATCATGGCCATGCAGGGCGCCCTTGCCGCCGGGTTGGACCGGGCTGGCCTGCAAACCGCCATGGCCCCAGGCGCCGCCCGCAATGCCCTGGATTGCGCCCTGCTCGACCTTGAGGCGAAGACCGCCGGCCGTCGGGTGTGGGAGTTGCTGGGGCGGGCAGCACCGCAGCCCCTGACCACGGCCTATACGATCTCCCTCGGCACCCCGGAGGCCATGGCGCAAGCAGCGGCCAGGGCTGCTACGCGGCCTCTGCTCAAGGTCAAACTGGGCGGCGATGGAGACGGAGCCCGTATCCGGGCCGTCCGGGCCGCAGCCCCCGATGCCGAACTGATCGTCGACGCCAACGAAGCCTGGCGGGACGAGACCCTGGAATCCCATCTTGCGGACTGCGCCGAGGCCGGCGTGACGCTGGTCGAGCAGCCCCTGCCCGCCGGCAAGGATGCCCTGCTCGGCCGCATCCGCCGGCCGATCGCGGTTTGCGCCGACGAAAGCGTGCACGCCCGCGACGGGCTCGCGGCGCTGCGCGACCGCTATGACGCCATCAATATCAAGCTCGACAAGACTGGCGGCCTCACCGAAGCTCTCGGCCTCGCCGATGCCGCACAAGCCCTCGGCTTCGACCTGATGGTCGGATGCATGGTGGCGACCTCGCTCGCCATGGCGCCGGCCCTCGTCGTGGCGCAGCAGGCGCGCGTAGTCGATCTCGATGGTCCCTTGCTGCTCGCCCGCGACCGGGACGGCGGTCTGCGTTACGACGGCAGCACGATCTATCCGCCCGATGCCTCGCTGTGGGGCTGA
- a CDS encoding MlaE family lipid ABC transporter permease subunit: MSGDKVLEAGVVAEAASRAAELAAGGVPRLERVSVQGRVALRASGAWIAEHARLLEGLIDDAGSAAPGGGVLIDVSAVGKLDTFGAWLLERLCRSLAERGADAKIAGLSADYSSLVDEVRRVGTTTLEPSPRMPLAAMLESVGRNVVQIGETVVALLAMSGALLAAAGRVARRPSTFRLTSMIHHLDQVGWRAVPIIMLITFLIGCIIAQQGIFHFRQFGADVFVVDMLGVLVLREIGVLIVAIMVAGRSGSSYTAELGSMKMREEIDALRTMGFDPVEVLILPRVLALLVALPMLAFIGGMVALYGGGLVAWLYGGVDPDAFLFRLRESISISHFVVGMVKAPFMALTIGVVASVEGLLVEGSAESLGQHTTASVVKSIFFVIVMDGVFAIFFASIGI, from the coding sequence ATGTCCGGCGACAAGGTTCTGGAGGCGGGCGTCGTGGCTGAAGCGGCGTCCCGGGCGGCTGAGTTGGCGGCCGGCGGCGTGCCGCGCCTTGAACGAGTCAGCGTTCAGGGCAGAGTCGCGCTGCGTGCCTCGGGAGCCTGGATCGCGGAGCATGCCCGGCTGCTCGAGGGACTGATCGACGATGCCGGGAGTGCCGCGCCCGGCGGCGGCGTCCTCATCGATGTTTCCGCGGTCGGCAAGCTCGATACCTTCGGCGCCTGGTTACTCGAACGGCTATGCCGCAGCCTTGCCGAGCGCGGCGCCGATGCGAAGATCGCTGGCCTTTCGGCCGACTATTCCAGCCTGGTCGACGAGGTGCGCCGGGTCGGCACAACCACGCTCGAGCCCTCGCCGCGGATGCCGCTCGCCGCGATGCTCGAGAGCGTGGGTCGCAACGTGGTCCAGATCGGCGAAACCGTGGTGGCGCTGCTTGCGATGTCCGGCGCGCTCCTTGCCGCGGCGGGGCGGGTCGCGCGGCGGCCGTCGACATTCCGTCTGACCTCGATGATCCATCATCTCGATCAGGTCGGCTGGCGCGCTGTGCCCATCATCATGCTGATCACCTTCCTGATCGGCTGTATCATCGCCCAGCAGGGAATCTTCCATTTCCGTCAGTTCGGCGCCGACGTGTTCGTGGTGGACATGCTGGGCGTCCTGGTGCTGCGCGAGATCGGCGTGTTGATCGTCGCCATCATGGTCGCGGGCCGTTCGGGAAGCTCCTACACCGCCGAACTCGGCTCGATGAAAATGCGGGAAGAAATCGATGCACTGCGGACCATGGGCTTCGATCCGGTCGAAGTTCTGATCCTGCCGCGTGTTCTCGCGTTGCTCGTCGCGCTGCCGATGCTCGCCTTCATCGGCGGCATGGTGGCGCTCTATGGCGGCGGGTTGGTGGCTTGGCTCTATGGCGGCGTCGATCCAGACGCCTTCCTGTTCCGGCTGCGGGAGTCGATCTCGATCAGCCATTTCGTCGTCGGTATGGTCAAGGCGCCCTTCATGGCGCTCACCATCGGTGTCGTGGCGAGCGTCGAGGGACTGCTCGTCGAAGGTAGTGCAGAGTCACTCGGCCAGCACACCACCGCCTCGGTGGTGAAGTCGATCTTCTTCGTCATCGTCATGGATGGCGTTTTCGCCATCTTCTTCGCATCGATCGGGATCTGA
- a CDS encoding ABC transporter ATP-binding protein, with translation MASPTSVQEVATAAGDAIIRVRDVSVRFGDHLVLDRLSLDVARGEILGFVGPSGAGKSVLLRTIIGLVPKLGGTIEVLATDLDAADAATRRSVERRWGVLFQQGALFSSLTVRQNIQFPVREYLKVSDRLLDEITMAKLAMVGLRPDAADRYPSELSGGMIKRVALARALALDPEIVFLDEPTSGLDPIGAGAFDELVRTLQRTLGLTVFMVTHDLDSLATACDRIAVLGDGKVIAHGTLDDMLASRHPWLQSYFHGARARALAS, from the coding sequence ATGGCTTCGCCGACCTCTGTGCAGGAAGTGGCAACGGCGGCGGGCGATGCCATCATCCGCGTGCGCGATGTCTCCGTCCGTTTCGGCGATCACCTGGTGCTCGACCGTCTCTCGCTCGACGTCGCGCGGGGCGAGATCCTCGGCTTTGTCGGCCCGTCCGGCGCGGGCAAGTCGGTGCTGCTGCGGACGATTATCGGCCTGGTGCCGAAACTGGGCGGGACCATCGAGGTGCTGGCGACCGATCTCGATGCCGCCGACGCGGCGACACGGCGCAGCGTCGAGCGGCGCTGGGGTGTGTTGTTCCAGCAGGGCGCGCTGTTCTCGTCGCTCACGGTGCGGCAGAATATCCAGTTTCCCGTGCGCGAATATTTGAAAGTCTCGGACCGGCTTCTCGACGAAATCACCATGGCCAAACTCGCCATGGTCGGGCTGCGGCCGGATGCGGCGGACCGTTATCCGTCCGAACTGTCCGGTGGCATGATCAAGCGAGTGGCGCTGGCGCGTGCGCTGGCGCTCGATCCGGAGATCGTCTTCCTCGACGAGCCGACGTCGGGGTTGGACCCGATCGGAGCGGGTGCGTTCGATGAACTGGTGCGGACGCTGCAGCGGACGTTGGGCCTGACGGTGTTCATGGTGACCCACGATCTCGACAGCCTCGCCACGGCCTGCGATCGCATCGCTGTGCTCGGCGACGGCAAGGTGATCGCCCACGGCACGCTGGACGACATGCTGGCATCGCGGCATCCCTGGCTGCAGTCCTATTTTCATGGTGCGCGAGCCCGTGCGCTGGCAAGCTAG
- a CDS encoding MlaD family protein — translation METRANYVLIGAFTLGVLLCGFGFVMWFQSLHAAKQRTPLRIVFEGSASGLRTGASVNFNGIRIGEVTSVKIDDPKRVVALAAVDKGAPIRQDTLVGLEFQGLTGVAAISLKGGSPDAPEVQPGDKGIPTLTADLSATQDVMESVRSSVQNINRLIADNQETIRTSIQSLQAFSTTLAKNSERIDSIMNGVDTLVGGKDGGALTATVKSVKDLADNLDKRTAEISANANKFLVTSSRDLTALAADGRRTLDDISRAVNNFDRNPTRVLFGASTADQRPAVQPRSVVRTSPADARARVRP, via the coding sequence ATGGAAACCCGGGCGAACTACGTTCTGATCGGAGCCTTCACCCTGGGAGTGCTGCTCTGCGGCTTCGGGTTCGTGATGTGGTTCCAGAGCCTGCACGCCGCCAAGCAGCGCACCCCGCTGCGCATCGTGTTCGAGGGCTCGGCATCCGGCCTGCGCACCGGCGCCAGCGTCAATTTCAACGGTATCCGCATCGGCGAGGTGACCTCGGTCAAGATCGACGACCCCAAGCGGGTGGTTGCCCTGGCCGCCGTGGATAAGGGCGCGCCGATCCGTCAGGACACCCTGGTCGGCCTCGAATTCCAGGGATTGACCGGCGTCGCCGCGATTTCGCTGAAGGGAGGCTCGCCGGATGCGCCCGAAGTGCAACCGGGCGACAAGGGCATTCCGACGCTCACCGCCGATCTCAGCGCCACTCAGGACGTCATGGAGTCGGTCCGCTCCTCGGTGCAGAACATCAACCGTCTGATCGCCGACAATCAGGAGACGATCCGTACGTCGATCCAGAGCCTTCAGGCGTTCTCGACCACCCTGGCCAAAAATTCGGAACGCATCGACAGCATCATGAACGGCGTCGATACCCTGGTCGGTGGCAAGGACGGCGGCGCGCTCACCGCCACGGTGAAGTCGGTCAAGGATCTTGCCGACAATCTCGACAAGCGCACGGCGGAGATCAGCGCGAACGCCAACAAGTTCCTCGTCACCAGTTCGCGGGACCTGACCGCTCTGGCAGCCGATGGACGCCGGACGCTCGACGACATCAGCCGCGCGGTCAATAACTTCGACCGCAATCCTACTCGTGTGCTGTTCGGCGCCAGCACTGCCGACCAACGTCCGGCAGTGCAGCCGCGGTCGGTGGTGCGCACCTCTCCGGCCGATGCACGGGCGCGCGTCCGGCCGTGA